GCGCATCCGGAACGCGCCTGGGTAATCTGCAACAGCACTTCACGCACCGGCATACCGGGCGGCACAATACACATGGACTGGCCGCTGCGCATGATGTCTTCCACCTTGAGCAAGAGACGCTTGCCCAGCGCCCCGCCCGGATGGAAGAGAGCAAAATCCTTTTCCTGAAACCCGCGCCGCTGAATCAGGACCACTGCCAGGGCATCCCCCATGGCCATCTGTGCGGTTGTGCTGGAAGTCGGCGCCAATTGAAGCGGACAAGCTTCCTTGTGCACGGACACATCCAAAGCCACATCGCTGTTCCTGGCCAACTGTGATTTGGGGTTCCCGGTCATGCTGATGACAGGCGCGCCGAGTTTCTTGAGAATGGGCAGAAGCCTGAGGACTTCCTCGGTCTCTCCGCTATTGGAGAGCGCGATCACGACATCCGAACTTGTGACACGCCCCAGGTCTCCGTGAATGGCCTCGGCCGGGTGTAAAGAAAGGCTGGGACTCCCTGTCGAGGAAAGCGTGGCGGAAATTTTCTGGGCCACCAGACCGGCCTTGCCCATGCCCGTGACCACCACGCGGCCCTTGCAGCTGAGCAAAAGTTCCACCGCGCGTTCAAAATCCTGGTTAAGGCGGCCGGCCAAATCAGCCACAGCCTTGGCCTCAACCTTAAAAACTTCTGCGGCCAGACGCAAATCATCCTTCATCGTAAATCTCCCCAGCTGCGCACCAGCCGCGAAAGGTCCACGAGTTGTCTCAGGAGGGGGCGCAGCTCATCCAAGGGGATCATGTTCGGGCCATCCGAGGGCGCCGCGCCGGGATCTTCGTGCACTTCCATAAACACGGCGTGGGCGCCCGCAGCGACAGCCGCACGGGCCAGGGTGGGCACAAACTCCCGTTGGCCGCCGGATTGAGTGCCTTGCCCGCCCGGAAGCTGCACACTGTGCGTGGCGTCAAAAACCACCGGATAACCGAGCCTGCGCAGCACGGCAATAGAACGCGGGTCGCTCACCAGATTGTTATAGCCAAAAGAGGCGCCCCGTTCCGTGACCATAACCTTGGGGTTGCCGGACTCCACCACCTTTTGGATAGCGGTCTGCATGTCCCAGGGCGCCAGGAATTGCCCCTTCTTGATATTGACTACTTTGCCTGTGCGGGCCGCGGCAATCAGCAAATCGGTTTGGCGGCACAAAAAAGCGGGAATCTGCAACACATCCACAATTTCACCCGCAGCCTCGGCCTCTTCCGGGCTGTGCACATCCGTCAGCACCGGAACGCCGGCTTCTTCTCGAACAGTCCGGAGAATTTTGAGTCCTTGCACTAAACCCGGACCGCGGTAGGAATGGATCGAGGTGCGATTGGCTTTGTCATAACTCGACTTAAAGACAAAGGGCACTTCAAATTCTCCGGCCAATTCGCGAAGGACGCGCGCATGGCGCAAGGCATGCTCTTCCCCTTCAATCACGCAGGGGCCGGCAATCAAACCCAGAGCTTGAGCTTCTCCCCATTGGACATCCCCAACCTTGACAAGCTGCGGGGTTTGGGAGTTCATCGGGCCGAGTGCTCCAAAGCTGCTTCCACAAAATCCCGGAAAAGCGGATGACAGCGATCGGGCTTGGATCTGAACTCCGGATGGAATTGACATCCCACAAACCAGGGATGGTTGGCGAGTTCCACGATCTCCACAAGAGACCCTTTGGGACAGATGCCCGTGAACTTCAATCCGCGAGAACTCAGTGTCTTTTTGAATTCGTTATTGAATTCATAGCGGTGGCGGTGGCGTTCGTGGATCTGGTGTTTGCGATAGGCTTGAAAACTGAGGCTGCCGCTCTTGATCCGGCAGGGATAAGCCCCCAGGCGCATGGAAGCACCCTTGGCCGTAACATTCTTTTGTTCTTCCAGGAGAGCAATCACCGGAATTTCAACATTCTTATCGATCTCGGTCGTGCCGGCCTTCTTCAAATCGCACACATTGCGCGCAAACTCGATAACCGCAGCCTGCATGCCTAAACAAATGCCCAGAAAGGGCACCTTGTTTTCGCGCGCAAAACAAACGGCGCGCACCTTGCCCTCCACGCCGCGCGCCCCAAAACCGCCGGGGACCAGCACTCCGTTGACTCCCTCCAATAATTTTTCTGCATTCTTTGCGTCCAAGAGATCCGACTCCACCGGCCGGATTTCCACCTGTGCGTCATTGGCAATACCGCCGTGCCGGACGGCTTCAAAAATAGACTTGTAGGCATCGGGCACTTCCATATACTTCCCGACCACCGCAATACAAACCTTGTGTTGAGGATCAATCGCCGGCCTTACCACATAACGCCGCCAGCGGTCCAAGCTCTGATTACGCCGCCCTTTCCCCTTGAGCTTGAGCGTGCGCATGATCAGACGATCCAGCTTCTGTTCCTTAAAGCTCAGCGGAACCTCATAGATGTCTTTCACATCCCGGGCTTCCACGACCGCATCCTCATGCACATTACAGAAGAGAGCAATCTTGGAGCGCACCTTGCGGGTCATGCGGTATTCCGTGCGGCACAGAAGAACTTCCGCCTGCAATCCGATCTCACGCAACTTGCCCACGCTGTGTTGGGTGGGTTTGGTTTTGTGCTCGCCCGCGGCATTGAGAAAAGGGACCAAGGTCAGATGCACATTGATCGCATTTTCCGGACCCAGCTCCAGTTTAAGTTGCCGGATGGCCTCCAGGAACGGCAGGCTTTCAATATCTCCCACTGTCCCGCCGATTTCGACAATCATCACATCCGCGCGCGTGCGCCGTCCCAAACTGCGAATCCGCTGCTTGATCTCGTTTGTGATGTGCGGAACCACCTGAACCGTTCCCCCCAGATAGTCCCCGCGCCGCTCTTTGGTGATCACGCTGTTATAGACGGTGCCGGTGGTCAGATTGTGATCGCGTGTGGTGGTTTGATTGGTAAAGCGCTCGTAGTGGCCCAGATCCAGATCGGTCTCAGTGCCGTCATCCGTGACGTAAACTTCCCCGTGCTGGTACGGGTTCATCGTGCCTGCATCCACATTGAGGTAGGGATCGCACTTCTGAATAATCACCTTGAGCCCGTGCGATTCGAGAAGGCGGCCGATGGAAGCACAGGCAATCCCCTTGCCTAAGCTTGAAACCACACCGCCTGTTATAAAGATGTATTTGCTCATGCCGTCCGTTGATTTAGTTTTTCAAGCTCTTCCGGAGTATCCACGCCGATTGAGGCCTGTTCCACAGGCACCACATAAACCGGCATTCCGTTTTCCAAGGCTCTGAGCTGCTCCAAACGTTCCAGCTTTTCTAAAGAGCTCGGGGCCAACTTACAAAACTCAAACAAAGCATCCCGCCGGTACGCATAAAGGCCCAGATGCCTCCAAACCCGCTCCTCATTCCCGCCCCGGACATTGTACCCATGAGGAATCTGGGCTCTTGAAAAGTACAGAGCGTATCCGCCGGCATTGGTCAGGACCTTGACGCAGTTGGGGTTCTCCCACTCCCGCGCATCCCGAAAGGGCGTACCCAGCGTCACTATGGAGAATCCGGGCATTTGCTCAAAGGCCCGGATTGCTGCATCCACGGAGCTGGGCTCCAGCAGGGGCTCATCACCTTGTATATTCACAATGATATCCGATTTGAGGGATCTCGCAAGCTCCGCCACCCGGTCGCTGCCCGAGGGGTGATCTGCGGAGGTCATGATGGCCTCGCCTCCAAAACCGTGCACTGCTTCCAGAATGCGCTCGTCATCCGTGGCCACAAGCACCTGCGACAGGGTTTCGGCCTGAACAGCCTTCTCCCAAACATGCTGAATAAGGGGTTTCCCCCATAGAAGGGCAAGGGGCTTGCCCGGAAATCGTGTAGAACCAAACCTCGCAGGAATGATCCCGGTGGCGTGCAAAATCAGACCTTTGTCTCCATGCGCTTAAGCAATTCCTCGGGAGTTACCACAGCAACCCCAACCTTCTCCACAACAATTCCTGCGGCCAAATTCGACAAATAGGCCGCCTCCACGCGGCCCGCGCCCGCAGCCAAGGCTAAGGAAAACACACTGATGACCGTGTCCCCGGCACCCGATACATCGTAAACTTCGTGGGCCTCCGTGGGGATGCGGGTGGTCGCGCCGTTCTCCTCCAACAAAAGCATCCCGTCCTCTCCCAGAGTCAAGAGAACAGAATCACAGTGCAGGCGCGAAAGCAAAACCTTGGCTGCCTCCAAAAAACTGGCCTCGTCGGTAATCTTAACCCCTGAACCTGTCTGAGCCTCATGGCGGTTGGGTGTGATGGCCGTCACACCCTGATAATGATCCAGGTGATCCTCCTTAGGGTCCACACAAATGATCTTGCGCAGTTTGCGGGCCTCGGCAATGACCGGCTCCAGGACCTGGGGGACAATCACGCCCTTACCGTAGTCCTCAATAATAATGCAATCCACATCGGGGAGGGCTTGGATCACGGACTCCGCGATGCGCTTGCTCATCTCACTGCTGATGGGGGAAAGGTCCTCCCGGTCAATGCGCACCACCTGCTGTTGATGAGCAATGACGCGGGTCTTTACCGTGGTAGGCCGGTTCAAATCGCGCAAGACATACTTGACACCGACGCCCAGCTCTTCGAGATCCCGCAAGAGCACATCTGCGCCGTCGTCCTCCCCCACTATTCCGGCCAACTGCACCCGGCCGCCCAGAGCACGGATATTGTTCGCCACATTGCTGGCCCCGCCGGGCATGGTGGACTCATTCTGGGTCCAAAC
This is a stretch of genomic DNA from Candidatus Omnitrophota bacterium. It encodes these proteins:
- the kdsB gene encoding 3-deoxy-manno-octulosonate cytidylyltransferase, producing MHATGIIPARFGSTRFPGKPLALLWGKPLIQHVWEKAVQAETLSQVLVATDDERILEAVHGFGGEAIMTSADHPSGSDRVAELARSLKSDIIVNIQGDEPLLEPSSVDAAIRAFEQMPGFSIVTLGTPFRDAREWENPNCVKVLTNAGGYALYFSRAQIPHGYNVRGGNEERVWRHLGLYAYRRDALFEFCKLAPSSLEKLERLEQLRALENGMPVYVVPVEQASIGVDTPEELEKLNQRTA
- a CDS encoding CTP synthase, whose amino-acid sequence is MSKYIFITGGVVSSLGKGIACASIGRLLESHGLKVIIQKCDPYLNVDAGTMNPYQHGEVYVTDDGTETDLDLGHYERFTNQTTTRDHNLTTGTVYNSVITKERRGDYLGGTVQVVPHITNEIKQRIRSLGRRTRADVMIVEIGGTVGDIESLPFLEAIRQLKLELGPENAINVHLTLVPFLNAAGEHKTKPTQHSVGKLREIGLQAEVLLCRTEYRMTRKVRSKIALFCNVHEDAVVEARDVKDIYEVPLSFKEQKLDRLIMRTLKLKGKGRRNQSLDRWRRYVVRPAIDPQHKVCIAVVGKYMEVPDAYKSIFEAVRHGGIANDAQVEIRPVESDLLDAKNAEKLLEGVNGVLVPGGFGARGVEGKVRAVCFARENKVPFLGICLGMQAAVIEFARNVCDLKKAGTTEIDKNVEIPVIALLEEQKNVTAKGASMRLGAYPCRIKSGSLSFQAYRKHQIHERHRHRYEFNNEFKKTLSSRGLKFTGICPKGSLVEIVELANHPWFVGCQFHPEFRSKPDRCHPLFRDFVEAALEHSAR
- the kdsA gene encoding 3-deoxy-8-phosphooctulonate synthase, with the translated sequence MNSQTPQLVKVGDVQWGEAQALGLIAGPCVIEGEEHALRHARVLRELAGEFEVPFVFKSSYDKANRTSIHSYRGPGLVQGLKILRTVREEAGVPVLTDVHSPEEAEAAGEIVDVLQIPAFLCRQTDLLIAAARTGKVVNIKKGQFLAPWDMQTAIQKVVESGNPKVMVTERGASFGYNNLVSDPRSIAVLRRLGYPVVFDATHSVQLPGGQGTQSGGQREFVPTLARAAVAAGAHAVFMEVHEDPGAAPSDGPNMIPLDELRPLLRQLVDLSRLVRSWGDLR
- the rfaE1 gene encoding D-glycero-beta-D-manno-heptose-7-phosphate kinase, which gives rise to MQSTEINFKSLRGTIASFSKAKVLVLGDLILDEFIWGKVSRISPEAPVPVVWTQNESTMPGGASNVANNIRALGGRVQLAGIVGEDDGADVLLRDLEELGVGVKYVLRDLNRPTTVKTRVIAHQQQVVRIDREDLSPISSEMSKRIAESVIQALPDVDCIIIEDYGKGVIVPQVLEPVIAEARKLRKIICVDPKEDHLDHYQGVTAITPNRHEAQTGSGVKITDEASFLEAAKVLLSRLHCDSVLLTLGEDGMLLLEENGATTRIPTEAHEVYDVSGAGDTVISVFSLALAAGAGRVEAAYLSNLAAGIVVEKVGVAVVTPEELLKRMETKV
- a CDS encoding KpsF/GutQ family sugar-phosphate isomerase is translated as MKDDLRLAAEVFKVEAKAVADLAGRLNQDFERAVELLLSCKGRVVVTGMGKAGLVAQKISATLSSTGSPSLSLHPAEAIHGDLGRVTSSDVVIALSNSGETEEVLRLLPILKKLGAPVISMTGNPKSQLARNSDVALDVSVHKEACPLQLAPTSSTTAQMAMGDALAVVLIQRRGFQEKDFALFHPGGALGKRLLLKVEDIMRSGQSMCIVPPGMPVREVLLQITQARSGCA